In Trifolium pratense cultivar HEN17-A07 linkage group LG7, ARS_RC_1.1, whole genome shotgun sequence, a genomic segment contains:
- the LOC123898222 gene encoding kiwellin-like — protein MIHISNGVFLASVFLFNIINIPFLITNAQSSCNGPCNTLDDCSGQLICINDKCDDDPDVGTHICTNPPPPPPSGGGDCKSSGTLKCKGKSHPQFKCSPPISSSTQALLTLNDFSEGGDGGSASECDEQFHKNSERVVALSTGWYNKGSRCGKIIRIMARNGKSVTAKVVDECDSINGCDAEHAGQPPCRNNIVDGSVAVWNALGLDTDVGVEKITWSMVGSNEAYAIFNV, from the coding sequence ATGATTCACATTTCAAATGGTGTTTTTCTAGCTTCTGTTTTCCTTTTCAACATCATAAACATCCCTTTTCTCATAACAAATGCTCAATCGTCGTGCAACGGACCATGCAACACCCTTGATGATTGTTCTGGTCAACTCATTTGCATCAACGACAAATGTGATGATGATCCCGATGTTGGGACCCACATTTGCACCAATCCACCACCGCCACCACCAAGTGGCGGCGGTGACTGCAAATCTTCTGGAACCTTAAAATGCAAAGGAAAATCACACCCTCAATTCAAGTGTTCTCCACCAATTTCATCCTCCACACAAGCATTACTCACGTTGAACGACTTCAGTGAAGGCGGAGACGGAGGAAGTGCGTCTGAGTGCGACGAACAATTCCATAAAAACTCGGAAAGAGTGGTGGCTTTGTCCACTGGGTGGTACAACAAAGGGTCAAGATGTGGAAAAATTATTAGAATCATGGCGAGGAACGGGAAGAGCGTGACGGCTAAAGTGGTGGACGAGTGTGATTCGATTAATGGGTGTGATGCCGAGCATGCAGGTCAACCACCTTGTCGTAACAATATTGTGGATGGATCTGTAGCTGTGTGGAATGCATTAGGGTTGGATACAGACGTGGGTGTAGAGAAAATTACTTGGTCTATGGTTGGATCAAATGAAGCTTATGCAATATTTAATGTCTAA